Proteins co-encoded in one Pseudophryne corroboree isolate aPseCor3 chromosome 1, aPseCor3.hap2, whole genome shotgun sequence genomic window:
- the LOC134990935 gene encoding putative nuclease HARBI1 → MPDDVVVRRYRLPPHLILDTLSIIESDLESSIRYPTAIPPLTQFLAVLHFVATGSFQHVVGDLVGMSQGQFSKVLRRVSQAFIKRVKQFIAMPLDDGALDVVKRQFEEGGSRFPHVIGVVDGTHVAIVPPRHNEEIYRNRKLFHSLNVMVVCGPSLQILSLNAKFPGNSHDAYVIRQSGIWHRLRSSQRADMWLLGDRGYPCTPWLMTPYRNPRPGPQTAFNSALTATRQLVERTIGVLKGRFRVLHCTGGDIMYSPEMASKIVVLCAILHNIAVRSSVELPQTEELPDEEPGVVRRFGGGSVSRRGSQVRASIVEEYFS, encoded by the exons atgccagatgatgttgttgtgcgtagatacaggctgccaccacatctaatcctagacactctctccataatagagagtgatctggagtcttcaattcggtatcctacagcaataccaccattgacacaattccttgctgtgttacattttgtggccacagggtcatttcagcatgttgttggagacctggttggcatgtcgcagggccagtttagtaaggtcctgcggcgtgtcagccaggctttcataaagcgtgtgaagcaatttattgctatgcctctggatgatggtgccctagatgtggtgaagcggcaatttgaggaaggtggtagtcgcttcccacatgttattggggttgtggatggcacacatgtagctattgtgccaccaagacataatgaagaaatttatagaaacaggaaactgtttcattctctgaatgtaatggttgtttgtgggccatccctccagatcctttccctgaatgccaagtttcccggaaactcgcatgatgcttatgtcattagacaatcagggatatggcacagattaagatcaagtcaacgagcagacatgtggttattgg gagaccgtggatatccttgcaccccctggctcatgactccttaccgtaatcccaggccaggaccacagacggcatttaactccgcgcttactgccactagacagctggtggagcgcacaattggggtccttaaaggccgttttcgtgtgctccactgcactggtggcgacatcatgtattcgccggagatggcaagtaaaatagtggtcctgtgcgctatactacataacatcgcggtaaggagtagcgtagagcttcctcagacagaggaattgccagatgaggagccaggggttgtccgtcgattcggtggggggagtgtttcacggaggggaagccaagtcagggcaagcattgttgaagaatatttcag ctga